DNA sequence from the Acanthochromis polyacanthus isolate Apoly-LR-REF ecotype Palm Island chromosome 5, KAUST_Apoly_ChrSc, whole genome shotgun sequence genome:
GCAGAAATACGAGAGGAGTATGAAAGGctacagagagaaagagaagagaggagactgCAGCAAAGAACAAACCCCAAGGTTTGCTCCATCACTCCTTTGTCAGCTTTACTACTTTTAGTGTCTCACTCATATGAGCCACATGCAAACGTTACTAAATACATTGTGTAGCACAACTCAATTTTACTGTAACCAGCTTCTACATTCATTTCATTATGTCACTCActgttttccttttgtcttaATTAATCCCGTCTTTCACTCTGTTATTATTCAGGGCACCATCAGCGTTGGTGTGGATGCAACTGACCTGTTTGACCGTTATGATGAGGACTTTGAAGAGATGCCCGGAGGAGGCTTTCCTCATATAGAAATCAACAAGATGCATATTTCCCAGTCCATCGAGGTACAACAGAACACTCTCACCgtgcatttcctgtccatcatATCCTAACCTGAACCAAGATCATTTTGATATGTTTTATCTGTCTACCATGCTCTTGACGTTCTTCAGGCTCCTTTGACAAACTCTGACACAGCAGTGCTGTCTGGTTCACTCTCTACGCACAACGGGAATGGAGGAGGGAACATCAACATGACCGTACGCAGAGTCATGTCAGCCAAGGGCTGGGGAGAGGTATGCACAAATACAAGAACATACACGCAGGAAAGATTGTTGTGTGTAATAGACAGTAGTTCGTCTCTCTTTGGAGTATCTTTTCACTATGTGAAGCATCGaacaaaaagtttttaaaaagttttctggCTTAATTTAAATACATTGTTACCTCTCTGCAATTACctccttttttgtatttttgtctgcaTTCATCTCTGCAGGTAGAGTTAGGTGCTGGAGATATATTGGGACCTCTCATTGGGTTAAAGGTGTTTCGCAATCTCACTCCACGGTGGTAAGGCCGAGTTTTATAAGTATTAACATATTAAAGTATAATATTACCATATGAATCCCTTCATATCCTCTCCTTTCTGTCACTTTTCTCTCCAGTTTCCTGACAGCCCAGTGCGGTTTGCAGTTCTCTCCCCGAGGCTTGCGGCCGAGCTGTTCTCTGATGACAGCACGCCACCTGGATCAGAACACGATGGGTTACCTTCAGTGGCGCTGGGGGCCCAACAGCGCCATGACTACCAGTCTGGTCCGAGACACCAAGAGCAGCCACTTCACTCTTGCTCTGCAGGTAACGCAAACATAATCACATGCACAGATGCTGGTAATGTAGGCACAGGCACATTATGtcatgattttgttttgttcgtTTTTCCCTCGAAACACTGTTCTTTACTCATTGTCCATTCTTTATCATGACTCTTGTTGCTTCCAAACTCTCTTAGCTGGGTGTGCCTCACTCCTATCTGATGATGAGCTACCAGTACAAGTTCCAGGATGAAGACCAGACCAAAGTTAAAGGCTCTGTCAAGTACGTCTGTCTGCGGAGGATGTCCTAAATGTCTTCCCTTTATATCAAACGGTTCACAAGATAGGATTAGTAAACaaaaatattccagtaaaaataaataaaaaaatgttggaaacaTGTCAGCATATTGTAAAAAAGCAGCTAATACACCAGCTAAtaatcctgattttttttttgacacccagtgttttttttttgacttgaAGACTAATGTGCAGAAGTGCAAGGAACTGGTGATATTCCTTGTAAAATAGTTGAATTATTTTGACACACCTGATGTTTTTCTTGATGCCCCCCAAAAACCATAATATCAGGGAGGCTATTTGCCTTTTTGGTTTTTAGTTATGTCTAAACAATTGTTTTGGACAAACCTCAAGACCTTTGCCTTTGCAGGTATAAGCCATTTAATTGTTTAACttggaaataatttttttccgtgtttcctgttatttatttacccaaaaatgcagatttaGGAAGACAATAGCAAGACCTAAACAGCTGTCGAAAAGCAGGAGATGAAGAAGCAACAATACAACATAATGTGAAAACGTAGAATACAAAAACCAGTGCACAATTAAACATCCAGAAATCCAGAAAGTATGTACAAGGCATTTTATTAGTGAAAGAAAACGCATGACCTGTTAGAAATGCATCCATCTGATCACAaagcattttaatatttagtcGTTGTGATTCTACAAGTTGCTCTGTCCCATTCTGGTATTGTTTTCGGGAGCTGCCTTGCTCCACTTCTCTAATGGTCTCCATTCTCTTTTGTGTTGCTCATTTTACAGGACGGGCTGGTTTGGTACTGTGGTAGAATATGGAGCAGAGAGGAAGATCAGCCGACACAGTGTACTGTCAGCCACTGTCAGCATCGGCGTCCCACAGGGAGTCACACTCAAGATCAAGTACTGGCCAAACCAACATCTGACCTCACTCTTTTCATGTGCCCTTGTCTCACTGCATGATTgtctaatgtgtgtttttacatttgtgcTGGTGTGTTAATGCAGGCTGGCGCGTGCGAGTCAAACGTACCTGTTTCCAGTTCATCTGACAGATCAGCTGCTGCCCAGTGCTGTGTTCTATGCGACTGTCGGACCCCTGCTGGTCTACATGGCCGTCCACAGACTCGTCATCATCCCGTATACGCAAGCACAGAAGGAGCAGTGAGTACATCTGCTCTGCCTCAGAGTAGAAAGTCTTGGTTCCAGGCTTTTTTCCAGTCATAATAAAAATTCATCTCTGTTCTTACTGACTGTAAAAGGCAATGTTCTTTCCTTCCCAATCACCCAGAATTGccaagtttaaaaaacaaaacattgtatACACTTTGATAGTTGGGATCACAAAACTTTATCTGTTAGATAAAGGCAGCTCCTGTTTTAGGCAAAACACGCAGCATTTCAGTGATGGGTGTTGTTATTACAAGAGGAGTTTCTTTCACGCTTACGCTGTCATCAGAGAGAGCCTCCAGAGTGAATCCCAGCGGGTGATTGTAGATGTCtgctttctctgtctttgtgcCTCTCAGAGAgctggagctgcagaggaagagcTCCGCCACAGACATCGCCAAAAAGAAGCAGGAGGCAGAGTCTGCTGTGAGTAGTCACATGCAGAAACACAGTTACTCACTGTTTGTGGGGATGATAATTGATCATCTTTTCCAACTTCAGCTCTCCTCATTATGAACTCATGACTGAATCTCATCTGTAAAACTCTCTGCCATCCTGTTCTGTTTCGCTCTCctccacccctcctcctcctcctcctcctcctcctcctcctcctcctttctcccttGGCTCTTCTGCAGGTTCTGCTGATGCAGGAGTCTGTGAGGAGAATCATAGAAGCAGAAGAATCTAAGATGGGTGagggtatacacacacacacacacacacacacacacacacacacacacccattaCTCTAGGGTGAGAAACtgagaacctttttttttttttagtttgaagcCAGTCCAAACTTGGGGGGGGGAAAATCAAATGTGTAATTCAAATGCATTTGCTCTGGTTGCTGTCAGCTTCAGGATCCtgtttgtctgactttcatcATCCACTGCTGTGACGCAAGTGATGATGGTGGTACAGCTCATCTCTGTAGCTTTAATGTTTAAGTCCACGCATAAAACACCAGAGTGCCCATTGGCATAAATATGAACTATGATCTCTACATGCTAATGGTCTTCTCGTTATGTTTATCAGATATTTATGTTTATGATTAGTTGAAGAACAGAATCTCTGGAGATGTTCACTGCACCTTGTGATGCTCAGACTAATGATTAAAGGTAGAATAATTGCGTTGTAGTAATGatttgaagcattcaaagacTTGCTGTCATGCCACacattgtcagtttttggatttCTGTGCTTGTAGAGGGAGTTCACGGACTAACGCTCTTTGGCGACATGTATTTTACAATCCTACATTCATCGTCTCTAGTCCTCagttcatttatatttaaacacatacacaccctAAGTTACATGAATGTATCTGACACACTGTATGTTATTATGTAGGTCTGATCATCCTGAACGCCTGGTATGGAAAGTTTGTGTCAGATACGAGCCAGAAGCAGGAGAAAGCCAAGGTCATTGACGTGACTGTGCCTCTGCAGTGCCTGGTCAAAGACTCCAAACTCATCCTCACTGAGGCCTCAAAGGTGCGTCTAATCAAATGCCAGAGTGTACTTAAAGGGatatttctgggttttttttcagtggGATTGTATTAGTAGATGGCAGTCGGTAAGCACTAAAATGTTGTGGATGGGATCAGAAGCAAAATGTAGTTTAGCCAccttaaaaaaaaccacacaaaaatcAATATCAGTTTAGTTGCACAAAGTAAAGTCGTTTTATTGCCGTTTTGCCTTGCCGTCAGACAGCCCTTTTTgtagtttcttctgtttttcaccTCACACAACTCTGGTCTACTGCTGCTTTGactggtttgtttgtgttaCTGTATGATTTTGGTATTTTAATACATTAGCTGTGAGAAAACAACAGGTTAAAACCAGAGTAGACCAGCAACTCCTGAAATCCTCCACTTTCAGAAAAAGCTAACGCAAGGTAAAGCAGTGAAAATATTGTATTTGTACTTACACTGACATAAAGTTTGTTTTCGTGGGCCTTTTTACACGGCTAACAAAATacatatacataaatataaatgCTGCTGACCCTGTTCACTGCTTCGTTTCCCTGCTGATGCTTATATCTGCTTCTCCAAACAAGTACAAACAGCCATCTACTGTAGGTAAAACACTGACCATTCACGAGTACCTCATACAACCAGCGTCTATAAATGTGCACGCATACATGGCTTATGACCGGTTTCTCTGTGTGCAGGCGGGGTTGCCGGGTTTCTACGACCCCTGTGTAGGAGAAGAGAAGAGCCTGAAACTACTGTACCagttcagaggagtcatgcaccAAGTCATCTCTGCAGACACTGAGCCGCTACGGATACCCAAACAATGTTAGTATGCAGCCGCTTTAGCCGACACCCATGTAGCTGCACAACAATTACAACGCTGGTAAAGCTTACAATATATGCTTGCATCCATGCTCAAATTATATCTACTTTTTGTCTTGTCAGCTCACAGAATTGAGTCCGAGTCCTAAGAGCTCGCTGCTGTTGGAGCACCGGAAGgcaaatacagataaaacagACTTTGTGTGAGCAGAAGAGCCTGAGAACGGAGGGGACACATCAAAAATAAGTTTGTTTCTCTCCTCTGGCCTTCTTCTGTCATGGTATTAGTGAATCTGTTTATCAAGTTCCTccactcctcctcttcctgtagGCCATTTCCCAGGTCCAGCAGAATACAGCTCTGAGTTTCCTCCAGGTGTTACACTTTGTCTCCCCAGTTGGCTCCACCTGACAGAGCTGCTCAAATATCAATGTGCTGTAGGAGATCTGACGTTTTCCCAGAGCGTAGTTTAGAACATGCGTCTGATTGTCGCTGCAGATGTAGCGATGATTTCCCCCAGCAAAGAGCTAACAGTGCACGGGTACATTTCAACATGTTTGTCGACATTCATTATGTCAGGTGCAAACGAAGGAGCTGTGATTTTACCCCATATCACTGTAGTCTTGGACCTGTATGTGTGTCACCCTGGTagttttaaatctaaaaaatggTTTAACATAGTCATTGCAATAATTCATGCAAACGTTCATGGTAACTCTATGCAGGATCACGCCTCGGTAATGCCGAGGCCTGCCAGGACTGAGGAATGACTGAAATCGTGTTTTTCGTTACTCGCGAAAGTGTCTCGTCGTCATGTATTATGCATTATAGCGCTGCTCATTGTGGTGCCAGGTATGAAGTGGTACTCACAACTTATATCTGTGAAGGTTGGGAtatggagggagggggagggaaaGTAAGAGTTGCTTTGATGGTTGTGAGCCAACCAGGGAGAGACAGGCTTGAACTCACCATATAGATTTTTAATATCTCATTCCAGGCTGCAGTTTAAAGGCAAAAATTCCACTTGAATTTGTGTCAGTGTTTATTGATTATCTCTGTGCAGttggagccaaaaaaaaaaaagaaaggatttTCTGTAATGATTTTTAATACAGTCAAGATTCCAGTTTGTACTTCTCTGGTGTGTATCTGGGAGAAAGCCAGCGATGACAGTAAATATCGGACATTGGGAAAAACATGGAGATACGACTGAAGATTATTTTGTGGTCCAGGGGTGACTAGAAGACGGATACTTTGCCTCATGTAGCTGGTTTGCTGCTGATGCTGTCGCTGTATCTGAGCCTCACTGGAACCACATCACTGATTGCGGCACATTCACACAGCTATGTTTATTCATCTAAATCTGGTGATAGATTATATATTTAGTCTGTATACCAGTTCTGTGCCATGTTTAATTCAATACTATTCTGTCcctctttgattaaaaaaaaatctgaatgaaatTAATCTTGCTACGGCGATATAGAAGCTAAACCCATACTTGTTCCAGAGGGATTTTATCGCCATCCAGTAGGCGAAAATTCAAACACTAACTTACCTCGGCTGTAGCTATTTACCCATCAGAGTGGTGAGGTTGGCATGGTGAAATGTAATGTCTGACAATACACTTCACTTCTGATAAACAGATAGCTGTTGTAGCACGGAGGCCCTTAAGTTTTATCATATCAGTTGCACAACAGAGCATCTCATTTAGGCTCCAGTTAAGTTGATTTTACTCCTACTGCTCTACTCCTTATCCTGATCCTGTGTAAGTAGTTATAATGGTCCGACTATGTAGACTGATTCTGTAACCAtagttattctgtttttctttttaaaatgaaagccTGTAATGAAGTACAGGGAATTCATGAAAACACTATTGAAACAACTAATGTAGGATATAAATGGGATTTTATTGCATATAGAAGTAATATTTTGCACAAAATGTAcagtatttaaaaacaaatactaGAGGTCAATTGTCATCAAAGTGGTGCTGAAACCTCTAATTGTAGCGGTACACTTTTACTGAACTGCAGTTTGCATCTACGTAATAAGTAGTGACTAATGCAGCTGACTTTATATGCTGTCCTTTGATTTCAGTTTTTCCATTGCTGTGATTAGCCTGCATGACCACAAAGTGTAGGTACTGTaggcttaaaaataaaaaagggaaGCACTGAGATCTTGATATGTGGCAGAAGGGAAGCCTGTCTGCAGACATCAGCAAGTTACATGAAAACAGTCTTGTGTTGGGGTCACTATTGCGGCAGCCATTTTGCACTGATTGTTTCTagtatttgtctcatttctgttgttttaagtGTGTTGTAAAGTGTTTTTGTCTGGTCACCTCTGCTGTAGTGCCACCATGAGGCCTGCAGAAAGACTGCTCCTATTGTTACATTCCAGCCCATCATCCAAACTGACTCGCATTAAGATGTAAATGTTACGTATGGTTGAGGAGCCTGTGTTCTGTCCTGTAAAGAACtgcaataaatataaaaatgtgacatttgacTACCTGAGCACTTTAATGCAACCACACACACCCTGCCAGGTTACAAAACATATTGCAATATCATGAAAAAATCAACAGGTTAAAATGGTAACTCTTTATTTACAATAGTTTACAGTAGTTTCACAGAAACAGTTTGCACCACAGAACAGACAACGCTTTCTCAGTACGGGGATAGGACAACCCAGGATCAGACTAAACAAGCTGCATCACAATGAGCACTGTTAACATTAATTACACTAATGTCTCTCAGACGCAGACTAAAAGTAAGAATTTGTGCCTGAAGATGTCGTCAGATTCTCTTCAAGACATACGTGTCCTGAGAAACAGCAAATGACTTTAGGTCTGGAAACACCTTAAGAGCGTCACAATCCGGGCGATTGCTGGGTAAGAAACCAACATTTGTAGATATCAGAAGACGAGAGTGCACAGATGAGCTTAACTACTATAAACTCTTGGAAAGTCTTGTGTTCTTTACAAACCAAAcattcattgtgtgtgtgtgttagtcgTTCCCTGGTGAAGCCTTTGATTCTGCATTGTAAAACCCCATCCTGGAACAAAATCCGAGGTTCTGAGTCTAAAATCTGTCACTCTACAGTATGGCTTTTATATAATCAGAAACAACAAATAGCCTACACCGACAGGTCCAACAGCAGATGGCACGTGAATAAAAAAACGTAATAATCTTTAATCCAAATTGGAGCAAGATTAAGAGaaaaatttactgaaaaaaaaacattttccatgAACTTGCCTCGTGGAAATGAATACTGCTGTGAAAACGTTAGTGAGAGGTGATGAAGGACTGAGATCTGTTCTTCTC
Encoded proteins:
- the LOC110956131 gene encoding dnaJ homolog subfamily C member 11-like; this translates as MAASLDDEFEFNNQDYYSLLNVRKEATLEELKASYRRLCMLYHPDKHRDPELKRQAEQLFNQVHQAYEVLSDAHSRAIYDIFGKKGLEVEGWEVVERKRTPAEIREEYERLQREREERRLQQRTNPKGTISVGVDATDLFDRYDEDFEEMPGGGFPHIEINKMHISQSIEAPLTNSDTAVLSGSLSTHNGNGGGNINMTVRRVMSAKGWGEVELGAGDILGPLIGLKVFRNLTPRCFLTAQCGLQFSPRGLRPSCSLMTARHLDQNTMGYLQWRWGPNSAMTTSLVRDTKSSHFTLALQLGVPHSYLMMSYQYKFQDEDQTKVKGSVKTGWFGTVVEYGAERKISRHSVLSATVSIGVPQGVTLKIKLARASQTYLFPVHLTDQLLPSAVFYATVGPLLVYMAVHRLVIIPYTQAQKEQELELQRKSSATDIAKKKQEAESAVLLMQESVRRIIEAEESKMGLIILNAWYGKFVSDTSQKQEKAKVIDVTVPLQCLVKDSKLILTEASKAGLPGFYDPCVGEEKSLKLLYQFRGVMHQVISADTEPLRIPKQSHRIESES